GTTTGTGTTAGATATTCTACGAATATTTTAACTATATCAGGATCAAATTGCTTTCCTGAACATCTTTGTAATTCTTTAATAGCATCTTCTTTACTAAAAGTTTTTTTATAAATATTATTACTAGTCATGGCATCATATGCATCTGCAATATTAACAATTCTAGATATTAACGGTATACTTTCTCCCTTTAATTTAAGAGGGTATCCCTCTCCATCCCATCTTTCATGATGTGTTAATACACCTTTAGCAATATTATCTAATTGATTAGAAGCTTTTATAATTCTATATCCCTTTTCCGTATGAGTTTTAACTATTTCAAATTCATCATCTGTTAATCTTCCTGATTTCAGTAGTATTTCTTCGTTTATACCTATTTTACCTATATCATGAAGTTTAGCAACTATTGTAAGTTCATCCATTACAGAGATTGGAAGTGATAATCTTTCCCCAATAATCAAAGAATGTTTTAAAACTCTATCTGTATGTTCTTCTGTTTCTAAACTTTTAGTTTGAAGTCCTGTTTGCAATGAATACATCACCGAACTGTTAAAACTACTTTTTTGTAACAACTTCTGCCTATACACCTTATCTTCAGCTTCCTTTAAAGCCTCATATATACTTTTATTTATATTATCAGTTATAGATGCACCTAAAGATATACTTATATCAATTAAGTCATGCTTATAAAGTTTACACTGTTCAAATATTTTTTTAATAATGTTTTCACACTCATAATCAGTACTATTGGGAACTAGAATTACAAATTCATCTCCACCTATTCTAAATATTAATTGTCTATCATCACAAACATCTCTAAGAACCTGAGCTATAAGTTTTAGCAACTCGTCCCCTTCACGGTGCCCTAAGGTATCATTTACTAATTTCAAGCCATTTGCATCTCCCATTATCACTCCTAGTGGAAGATGTTCTTTTGCTAAAAGTGTCTTTGCCCTTTCTTCAAAATAAGTTCTATTATATAAGCCAGTTAAAATATCTGTAAAACTTGCACGTTTTAACTCTTCTTCTACTTTTTTATTTTCAGTAACATCTAAAATTAGTCCAACTACACCAACAATTTCATTATTTTTATCTATTACAGGTACTTTTACCGCTGCCGTATATATGTCTTTTCCGTCATCTGAGTGAAGTATTGTTTCAGTTTTTATGCTTTGCTTTGTTTTTATAACTTCATTGTCTTCTTTTGTATATTTAATTGCTAATTCTTCTGAAGCATGTATATCAAAATTTGTTTTCCCTACAAATTCATCTGTTCCTTTTTCATTATAAAACTCATCAAATTTCTTATTTGTATAAACATATTTCCCATCTTTATCTTTATAAAAAACCATACCTGGCAATGTTTCCATTACTATCTTTAATACTCTTTCTTTTTCTTCTATAATCTTATCCTTCTCATTTATAATATCTAAATTTGTATATATACCAGCTATAGCAATTATTTGTTCACTTTCATCAATTAATGGAATTATAGTGACTTTTCTATAATTTCCATCTAAACATATTTGTTCTGTTATGGGCTTCAATGAATTTATAACTAAATTATAATATCCACGCAATTCATTATTTACTGCTCCATTAAAAATTTCTTCATCTTTCAGTCCAATAAAATCCTTATTTGTACCTTTATATATATTTTGATATTCTTTATTAACGTATATAAATCTCAAATCAAGATCTTTTATCCATATAGGTTGTAGAATATTATCCACTAATAATTTGAACAGTTTGTACTCCATATCATATTTTCTCCTCTTTAAGTTTATATAAAATAATTATAACATGATTAGACCACAAAAAGCTGACAAATATCATCCAATTAGAATTTAATGATATAATAGCATTATAAAATTAAACGTATGAGGAGAATTACTATGTTTTGCAAAAATGACCTTCAACAAACTTCATTATTTGAACCAATCAACCAAATGCCAAAATACCTTCAAGATATTTTAAATAAAAGTTGGGCTAAGGCATTTAAGGATCATATTTTTCCGCGAATAAATGAGGAGCGTTTTTCGGTTTTATATAGCAATAAAGCCTCAAGGCCTAATTCACCTATTAATGTTATTCTTGGCTTACTAATTATAAAAGAAATATTTCAGCAGACTGATGAAGAGCTTATCGGCTCTATTCATTTCGATGTAAGATATCAATATGCTTTAAATACAACTAATTATGAAACACAACCAGTATCTATAAATACTCTAACAAATTTTAGAAACAGACTTGTTGAATATGAAGCGTCAACTAATGAAGACTTAATAAAAGCTGAAGTTGAAGCTTTATCCGAAAGCATTGCTAAGTATTTATCTGTTGATAATAAAAAAGTTAGAGTGGATTCGTTAATGGTTAGTTCATCATGCAAAAAATTAAGTAGAATTGAGCTAGTATATTCTATAAATAGCAGACTTATTAAAGCTCTAAATATAATAAATCCACCTATTATAAGTGATGAACTAAAACCGTACCTTGAAAAGGGGCATAAAAATGACACTATATATAGAACTCAAGATTTAAAGGCTGATTCAAAACTTTCAATTTTAATCGAACATTCTAAAATTCTATACAATATCGCTCTGAAAGCTGGAGATATAGTTACTTCAACAGAAGAGTTTCAACTTTTAAATAGAGTTATTCAGGACCAAACTACAGAAGATGCTGCAAAAAATTTAGTTATTAAAGATTCAAAAGATATAACTTCAACTAGTTTACAAAATCCAACTGACAAAGATGCAACCTACAGAAAAAAATATGGTGGTAACGTTGGTTATGTTGTTAATATACAAGAATCATTTAATGATAAAAACAGTGTTATAACAGGCTATGACCTTAAGCAAAATATTCACAGCGATTCAAAATTTGCTGATGATGTTATTGCTAATTTAGCTTCACAAAATAAAAATTCAAACTGTAAACTACTAGTTGATGGTGCTTACTATGAACAAGAAAAAGCCAAAAATGCTTTAAAACAAGGAATTGAAATGATTCCAAGTCAACTAGTTGGCAGAAAAGTATCTACTGATAAACTGAGTTATTCAAAATTCATTGTAGATGACGAAAAAAATGTAATAAGTTGTTGTCCTAACGGAGTCGAACCTGTAGAGTCTTATTATAGTTCAAAATCTTATACAGCCAAATTTGACTCCAGTACATGTGAAAAATGTCCTTTAAATTCACAATGTCCAAAGAAAATATCAAAGAAATTTAATACCATAAGAGTTAGCGAAAAAGCTTATAATACAGCTACTCAAAGAGAAAAAATGCACGAGAGTGAGTATATAAAGCTTGCAAATAAAAGGGCTGGTATAGAAGGTATTCCTTCTGTTTTGAGGAGAAGATATAAAATTGATACCATGCCTATCCGGGGATTATTGCGCTCAAAATTATGGGTTGGATTTAAAATCGCAGCCTATAACTTCAAGAAACTGTTAAAACAGTTTCTTGAAAGTGGCATAGAGTGTTTTCTCAATATAATTGCATGTATAGTTGCTGTAATAATTAACTGTTTTAAATTATATTTTTTAGAATTTGAAGCAAAGCTGTCAAACTAATCACGATACTTTATAGTTTTTGTGGTTTAATCATAACATTAAAATTTAAACCTTGTAGATGCTCGTCTAAATACTTAACACAAATTACCAACATATATATTATGTATATATTACCATATAAATTGTACTGGTTAAACTACAAAAGATTGTAATATAGGGTTTCTCAATAATAATTTCAATTATCATTGGGAAACCCTATGTTTTAAAGTTAATCTTAATATTTACTATTTCGTTTTCACTTCCAATTCTTATTGGCGGCCCCCATGTTCCATATCCTGAACTTACAATTAAATTGAAATTATCCTTTATTAAATGCCCATAATCCTTTTCATTTAAATAGTTTGTAATAAGATTACCTGGAAATATCTGTCCTTTATGCGTATGCCCTGAAAGTTGTAAATCCACATTCTCTGTTTCTGCTTCCTCTAAGTTCTCTGGTCTATGGTTTAAAACTATAATCGGAAGTGATTTATCAACATCTTTCAAAATATCGCTTAACGGTTTTATTTCTTGTCCTGTTACTCTTCTGTTTGCTGGATCATTTCTTCCAACTACATAAAAGCTCTCTGCTATTTTTATTGACTCATCTTGCAAAAACTTGATATTTGCATCTTCAAAGTATGAAATAGTTTGTGATAAATCACCGGTACCATATTCATGGTTTCCTGTAATATCATATACTCCATACTCGGATTTTATATTCTTAAATGTTTCTCTAGAATATTCTTTTAAATTTGTAGTTGTATTTTCATCAAATATATCCCCACAAAATAAAACTATATCTGGATTTAATTCATTTATTGAATTTACCATTTTATTAATGCCATTTTCTTTTATTGTTATTCCCATATGAACATCAGAAATCATAACAACATTTAATGAAGTGATTTTTCCTGCATATTTATTAATATTTACTTCATAATTAGTTACAACTTGATTTTGAGCATTCCGAATCCCTAAACCAACAACAATAAATACTATTATAAATACCGAAATTCCATTACAATATATATTTTTTAGGTTTTGTTTAATTGGTTGACCAATATTAATCTTCTTTAAAATAAACTTTATAATATCTACCACAAAAAATATCATTATTGAATAAATAAAAATACCAAGATAAGTTGTACCAATCAATGTAACTATAGATGTTATCCAATTATCTGTAGTTAATATGCCCATAAATATATCCCTTAAAATAAAAGCTAAGGCAACAGTCCAATATATCAACCAATATATTAACCAACACCATCTATATTTAAATTTTAAGCGCCCATGTAAAAATATTCTTTTCCCTTTTAAGCCAATATAATAACAAAGGCTAATATATAAACCTAATACAATAAAAATTAATATAATCACCTTAGTATTCATTTTTTTATTTACCTCTTTTCAATTGACATAGAATAATTGTAAGTTACAAATTACAACTTCAATGAGAAAACTCAATAATCCAATAATTTAACAGTCAAAAGTTCTTGGTTGCGCTTCGCGCTTTTTTAGAGGTGTATATTTTTTATCCAATATTTCTTTTAATCCACCTTCTGCTAAATGAGCAAAGTATTTTGAGCAATTTAAAATTGCTTTTTCATCTACTTGATACGCAGGGTGATGATGTGCATAAGATAATCCTGTTCCTATAATAATAAATGCCCCCGGTATCTTCTTTTGATAGTATGCAAAGTCCTCTCCTTCTAATCCCATAGAAATCTGTTTAACATTATAGCCTGCCCTTTTCCCAAGTTTAGTACCAAAGTCAACCCATTCTGCCGTATTATTAGTTGCTGGTGATCCTGAATGCCAAATAAGTTCTGCACTTCCCCCAAAAGATTGTGCTATTCCAGTAATTATTTCCTTCATTCTTTTAGATATTAACTCACGTATATCTTCATTTAATGTTCTAACAGTTCCTTCAAGATATGCAGCTTCTGGTATTACATTCCACGTATTTCCAC
The DNA window shown above is from Clostridium beijerinckii and carries:
- a CDS encoding metallophosphoesterase; translated protein: MNTKVIILIFIVLGLYISLCYYIGLKGKRIFLHGRLKFKYRWCWLIYWLIYWTVALAFILRDIFMGILTTDNWITSIVTLIGTTYLGIFIYSIMIFFVVDIIKFILKKINIGQPIKQNLKNIYCNGISVFIIVFIVVGLGIRNAQNQVVTNYEVNINKYAGKITSLNVVMISDVHMGITIKENGINKMVNSINELNPDIVLFCGDIFDENTTTNLKEYSRETFKNIKSEYGVYDITGNHEYGTGDLSQTISYFEDANIKFLQDESIKIAESFYVVGRNDPANRRVTGQEIKPLSDILKDVDKSLPIIVLNHRPENLEEAETENVDLQLSGHTHKGQIFPGNLITNYLNEKDYGHLIKDNFNLIVSSGYGTWGPPIRIGSENEIVNIKINFKT
- a CDS encoding GGDEF domain-containing protein; translated protein: MEYKLFKLLVDNILQPIWIKDLDLRFIYVNKEYQNIYKGTNKDFIGLKDEEIFNGAVNNELRGYYNLVINSLKPITEQICLDGNYRKVTIIPLIDESEQIIAIAGIYTNLDIINEKDKIIEEKERVLKIVMETLPGMVFYKDKDGKYVYTNKKFDEFYNEKGTDEFVGKTNFDIHASEELAIKYTKEDNEVIKTKQSIKTETILHSDDGKDIYTAAVKVPVIDKNNEIVGVVGLILDVTENKKVEEELKRASFTDILTGLYNRTYFEERAKTLLAKEHLPLGVIMGDANGLKLVNDTLGHREGDELLKLIAQVLRDVCDDRQLIFRIGGDEFVILVPNSTDYECENIIKKIFEQCKLYKHDLIDISISLGASITDNINKSIYEALKEAEDKVYRQKLLQKSSFNSSVMYSLQTGLQTKSLETEEHTDRVLKHSLIIGERLSLPISVMDELTIVAKLHDIGKIGINEEILLKSGRLTDDEFEIVKTHTEKGYRIIKASNQLDNIAKGVLTHHERWDGEGYPLKLKGESIPLISRIVNIADAYDAMTSNNIYKKTFSKEDAIKELQRCSGKQFDPDIVKIFVEYLTQTN
- a CDS encoding DDE transposase; its protein translation is MRRITMFCKNDLQQTSLFEPINQMPKYLQDILNKSWAKAFKDHIFPRINEERFSVLYSNKASRPNSPINVILGLLIIKEIFQQTDEELIGSIHFDVRYQYALNTTNYETQPVSINTLTNFRNRLVEYEASTNEDLIKAEVEALSESIAKYLSVDNKKVRVDSLMVSSSCKKLSRIELVYSINSRLIKALNIINPPIISDELKPYLEKGHKNDTIYRTQDLKADSKLSILIEHSKILYNIALKAGDIVTSTEEFQLLNRVIQDQTTEDAAKNLVIKDSKDITSTSLQNPTDKDATYRKKYGGNVGYVVNIQESFNDKNSVITGYDLKQNIHSDSKFADDVIANLASQNKNSNCKLLVDGAYYEQEKAKNALKQGIEMIPSQLVGRKVSTDKLSYSKFIVDDEKNVISCCPNGVEPVESYYSSKSYTAKFDSSTCEKCPLNSQCPKKISKKFNTIRVSEKAYNTATQREKMHESEYIKLANKRAGIEGIPSVLRRRYKIDTMPIRGLLRSKLWVGFKIAAYNFKKLLKQFLESGIECFLNIIACIVAVIINCFKLYFLEFEAKLSN